agatcgacaaaagatgtatgctgatctgcACAGACGTCCGGTGATATTTAATATAGGTGATCGTGTATatttgaaagtttcgccgtggaaaggagtgatcagatttggtaaacgtggtaaactagcaccgagatttattgggccattttcgatcaaagaaattttgaatgatcagactgttgttttagatcttccttcagagttagcaggaattcacaacacgttcaatgtgtgttatttatggaagtgtaaagtagacgacgaaagtttgattcttccgctgaaggacttgaaagtggatttaagtaagaagttagtagaagagccaATTCGAATAGTGGATAATAAAGTCACAAggctaagaaagaaacagattcctatggtgttagtagagtggcgacacagtttaggttccaacctgacgtgggaaaccgaggagttaatgagagcaCGCTATcctcagttgtttgaccttgaccagattccgaggacggaatcttcttaagggggtagatttgtaacatcctcaatcgggcctagatgtaagattattaaagtgcccttaagttgatgttgtgttattatatgttttatttttatttaatatttactattaaataatattGTGGTTAGGAccggtttgtgacaagggtcacagaacaggtttgtttatttaatttggacttcgtttgggttgccaaattttgtacgaaagatatcagataactgataaatacccgtgtgttgcacagtgtgggaaattaAACCCATATAGATGACTAGTGCTGTCTCTCTCTTTCATTTTTCCAGAACCATCTCATACACACCCGTACTTCATCTTctccaactaccaaaaccctaaattctaatccttgttcttgagctcaaatcttttacATCATCTTGTTCCTTTCGATTTaccgagtctatcaaggtaagaattaaaagatttcatgctctaatctttgagaaaattgggtttttgtgttagtttttgtaAAGTGAGTAATTTTGGTCAAAATaggtagatttgatgttgtttgagtctaaatgttgtgggtttatgtttctacatgtttagtgtcctTGATTTGGTcattttgaggtcataatcgagctctagagcaagaattggtcgattttgggtgaaacccgtcactttggcttcagcttctgcagatgaacacggtcggtcgagtgtctcctgatactcgaccgactgactcgaccatcgaccgagtgtgtaagacccacgaccgagtgtgtctgtgagagaccatcgaccgagtgactagacactcggccgagtgagtgtagacagtcggccgactgtctctgacagtcgcccaagtgtcttgggcagtgaatattttaccaagtgttgatttctagccgttatgctgcctgtttgtattttgatgattatgatgtaaattttgaatgtgcataagtgttaaacagaaaatttttagcggatactttttctgacaaaaaatttctatattgtgttatttgggattaacggacagaaactaacttgtgtatatgtttttctcaggagaaaaggataaagagaaggttcagtgattagatagctgaacaccttctcgtttgctggtaatcggtgagtgggactaactgtggaatatagtatagagtagcatgttatattatgactgccatgcttgttagctatacttattaatacagttagttagtatgttgtgatgactgcatgttggttgatgcttgtctgttggatCCCAGTGCTTCCCTATTGTGTGgttgcctcggtaggagagatcaacctgcgggttgggttcctcatgtggttgcctagacaatcgtggtgtatatatatgtgaatgacgcgtccgtcgcgtatggattatgtatatacatacggtggtggaggaacttctggtaagtcccagtccgatcagctggtggttaatggtttggccgagccgccagagtctctgtagatggcacttgggtgatgtttgtgtgttaggctatgtgacatgattagtataacacttctgtatgctatggcccgtagttagtcgtactcacttagcttcgtgctaattcccctccatctcctccctgcaggttgtagctttGTAGATATCGCTTTTGggagacgggcatggtgatgttatgttgactatgaagaaactctgatgtgtcttttccgttAAAACTGATTTTGTTATAATGTCATGTGACACTAGTTGTATTAGTTTAATATTTACTGTCAAGTGATTCGGGTATGTAATTAAATATGCTTATGTTATTGAAAGGTTTGTTTAAAATTAAggcttccgccacgtatataaaaaaaaaaaaaaattagccgtGTCACAAGTTcgtatcagagcttagtttggcagcatgtgcattgtgatctaaatgtcatgttcccaaacttagtagagtcatgtcaaacataacatgttggggatgggttaagtgagtattaggacaggttatgtgttagttgttagtactaacagagtttatactaagccttggtgtgagtgttgtggtagtgcagtaatggcagataatgaagcaaacgctactggcccaactgtccctggaactggtacattccgagctcccgatgaagatggacatgtgtcatcGGAAGAGGAAACCTCACAGGAAGTAATAAACCTTCAAAGCCGATTATTAGAAGcttaggagaaaattaaggaactaGAGCAAGAACGGGCGTAATGGAATCCTAATACCACTTCGTTGAACACAACTTTTCCTCCAAATTTCTATACTCAAGCCGGAGGTAGTTCCCAATCACAATTTCCTCAAAACACCTATCAAAACCTCCAAATGCCATTCCTGTTTAACTAGGCATTTCCAAATCAAATGATATACccttttcaagtccctgagacaagaaagaagtgtacctataaacagtttcttGATTGTAAACCTCCAGAGTatcatggtcacacaaaccctacaatgacccttaattggctgAGAGAAGTGGAAAGAGCATTAGAAGCTTGTTTCTGTGAACCTGAGTCTAGAGTGTTGTTTGCTAGTAGACTTTTGAAAGGTgaggcaatggaatggtgggattctattactgcatatttacccaaggaACAAATCAGtcagattacctgggaacaatttgctgctaaagtttgtgagcagtactgTTCTgaatatgagatggaaagattgaaaactgagtttctgagtatgaagatgacagaaagtatgacgattgatgaagttttcagagatttcacatcaaAGTTGAGGTTTGTCCAACAGTGAGTGCcgactgagaaagataagattcagcattttatgctggTGATTCAGCATCTCCTCCCTACAGGTTGTAGCTTTGTAGATatcgcttttgggagaagacgggcatggtgatgttatgtttgactatgaagaaactctgatgtgtcttttcctttAAAACTGATTTTGTTATAATGTCATGTGACACTATTTGTATTAGTTTAATATTTACTGTCAAGTGATTCggatatgtaattaaatatgtttatgttATTGAAATGGTTTGTTTAAAATTAATgattccgccacgtataaaaaataaaaaaaataaaaaaattagcggtgtcacacgaGGTGACTAGCGATATTAAGGAATTTTTCTGCAATGGGAAGCTTCTAAATTAGTTGAACCATACGATAATTGCTCTCATTCCAAATCTGGTTAAACCAGTAAAAGATACTGACCCAGTTCTTGTTGTAATTTTTGTATACGGTTATCAGTAAACTCCTTACTAATCGAATTAAACCTTGGATGATGTGGTTAACGAGAATTAATCCACTTTTATTTCTAGCAGACGAATTTCGGATATTATTCATTTGGCACGGGAATTAATGAGGAACTACTCCCTCCGTTCCAATTTAATAGTCTTGGGTTGACTTTCTTTAACTATAAATAACTTTTTGTATGTTATATAATACTCAATGAAAGGTATACCAAATGAAAGCGCATATAAAACTTACTTTTTTTATATAAATTCCATCAtgtattatataacacaaaaagTTATTTGAAGTCAAAGTTAAAAAAAGTCAACCTAGGACTATCAAATTGGGACGAGGGAGTATCATATTGAGAATTGTCGGCCGAGGTGTCCTTTTAAGGTTGACATCTAGAAGGCGTATGATATTGTTGACTGGGGTTTCTTAGAGTTCATTCTGGATTGGTTTGGGTTCCAGCAAAGCATGATTTAGTGGATTATGGCGTGTGTGAGATCAACGTGTTTTTTAATTTTTGAAACGGAGAGCTTCATAGGTATTTTAAGGGTAAGTGGGGTCTCCATCAAGGGGATCATGTATCACCATATTTATTTACTCTGGTTATGGAAGTGTTATCCTTGATGGTTAGTCATAGGGTTCGCGAAGCTGAACTGTTTCGATATCATCTGAAATGTGATGAGTTGGGTATTACTAATATATGTTTTGTAGATGATCTATTATTATTCTATTATGCATATACTGATTCTGTTAGTGTAATTATTGGTGGTTTGGAGGAGTTTAAGGTTTGTTCAAACCTGATTCCTAGTTTTCAAAAAAGTACGGCGTTTTTTTGCCAACGTTACTCATAATATGAAGGTTGCGATCCTAAGCATCCTTCCGTTTGAAGAATGTAAGCTTCCGGTGAAATATGTGAGGTTCCCGCTTGTGTCTTCGCGCCTTATGTACGTTAAATTTTTTTCTACGTATAAAAAAAATACtccaatttatctatttatttacttatattgtatttaactattaaaaacaatatattttaactttaattgacaatttttatttgatttaaattaatatattgagaaaaaatatttacatattcaaaatttAGAGTCCTTTTAAATTTTTGAGCTCTAGGCGATTATCTATCTTGCCTATGCTCAAAGACACTTTGCCTATGCTCAAAGACACCTCTGTTAACGCAATAACCTATTGAAAAGAAAAACACCGTACTAACCAAATAAACTCTCGGCCGCATGCCACAAAATAGTTACACTTTTTGTATATTTACTTTTTTTATTTCTATTTAGTTTTATATCTACGGAGTACTATTCatgatttagttgtaaaaataatcgGCCTGGGATGAGCTTGACTAGGTTTCAAACCTCGAAAAAGAGAATATAGTCAAAATTCTTTTTTTTGTAGTGTTGAAGAATTGATGTTATCGTCGACAAAAGTAGCATATCAAAATGGTGTTTGATCCTTAGGCACAACAAGCCACaacgtaaaagaaaaaaaaacgctatGGAAAAGGAGAAGCCGTGAATAAATCTGCAACTCTAGACGAAGCTCAGTATTTAATGCGACAAATAAGAGAAAAAAAATGTtacttttttttatttgttttttttcaAGTTTAGTGTTTTCTTCACGTCCGAAGATTTCCccgttcggactgcgggggagtgttagagtaTTATTATTGGCCCAGCCCAATTGCATTGTGGGTTAAGTCTATTAGAATTTTACCAATTAGAGTTTTGTTATGTAATCTATAAATATGCATATGTAATAAAGTAATCCTCACGGGTTTTATCATTTAACTCATAAAGAATGAAGTACATATAAAAGTATATCGAATGATTTTTCCACGGCATAAATTGTGCGAGAACATACAAATTTCAAATAACCGCATccaaatattagtaaaaaaaatagtTAAAAGTGATTTATTGAGTAGAAGAAAATAAAATAACATAGAGGAAAGGATCGTCTTACCTGATAATAATTTGCTTGTTTAAGTTGAACCCAAAGTTGTGTTGTGTCCGGGCGTAGTGTTGGATTCTCTTGTAAGCAAGAATACGCTTGTTTTGAAAAGCGTTTGAATGATTTTTGATTCATTTGATTCCATAAATCTGGATTAATTATATCCTTAAGTGTTCCATTTTCATAATGACACTTGGCGAGTGGACCTAGAAGCTGATTGTCTTCGAATGCTCTCCTCCCGCATAACAATTCGAATAAAATGATGCCAACTGAGTAGATATCTGACATGTGATTTAGACCTCCATGCTTTTCAATAGCGGGGTCTATATATCCTTTAGTGCCAACGGCTACTAGATTCACAACTTGGTTCCTTTGTTCAAAAGCATGTTTGACGGAATATTCAAATCCAGATAACCTTGGCATCCAATCGTCATCTATTAAAATTGTGAAGCTATTAAGGTTTCGGTGTAGGACATAATCACCTCCTTTGACTATAAACTTACGAAATTCTCCTATCCCATAGACAAGATACTTAGCAATAACCAATCTTTTTTCAAAATCGAGGGTCAACGGATCGCTTATATACCGTGCGAGACTTCCCTTGGGATAATGGCGGTTTACGACAATCTTCACACCATTTTCATCACAAAAACCAATCAATTCAACCATATATGGACTTTCCTGTAAACTAGAAAGCGTATTTACCTCGGTCCAGAACTCGGTGATTCCATGCCTATTCTTAGGATCTAACCTCCGAGCAGCAATTCTTACCGTCTTTCCGTCATGATCAAGTTTCCCTTTATAAACATCTCCAAAACTACCTTTTCCGATGAGATTCCTATCAGAAAAGTTGTTGGTTGCGTCAGCTATCTTTTGGAGTGGGATTTTTAAGTGTGCAAGTTCTGTGATTGGAGAATCCATATTTGCATGTATTAATCAAATGAAAATGAAGAAGCACAAAAGCAAAGAGTTACAATAATCAAAAGGAAGAAGAGAGAGATCGGAGGGTGTATAATTTAATGGTCAAACCAATAGAAACTCTTGCACATATTAAGGTATAATTATCATATCTCAATCAAGTCCGCATTATTATACAAACTCTTTCACATGTTAAGCTATAATTATTTTATGTTTCTGTCACTATTATTACCCTAAAAAATATTATATTGGAAGGAAAGTCAATTGTATTACTGTCAGTTCTAGAAGATATTGTTTATATACACAAAATTACAAGGATAGTTGTTGTGGATTGTTTAAAAACACTCGATAGTCtaacttaattttttttaattaaaagtatAGACTTATTTCATGAATAATTCAATTTTGTAACCTCGTTGAAGGGAATAAGAGAGAGATCGGAGGGTGTGAAATTTAATGGTCAAACCAATAGAAACTCTTCCACATATTAAGGTACAATTATCAGATCTCACTTAAGTCGTCATTATTATACAAACTATTGCACATGTTAATCTATAACTATTTTACTTTGTTATATCATTTTTGtgagaaaaatatattttctttgtcTCACTATAAGTATTTTCTATTAACTTTTCAAAATCTTTATTTTTTAACTTCGATTTTAAATAGTTTTATACATGTAATAGAGTTTTTCTAATGTTAGCCCTTAGGGCTATCCTTAAGGGACTAACTTCCAATTAAATATTATAACTACCAACAAAATATTGATAACCGCTcgtatgaattatattatttacagtTAATATTTAACAATCAAGTCTCACCATAAAAACTGCCAACCACGTTCACATCAAATGAATCTACGTATTAATTTTCAATGCTTTTTCAAAGCAAACATAGTACATTCAGTAACCAAaggaaaataaatttaaaaatagaacaatatagACGAATGTTATACATTGAGTTTACATGGACATAAAAAATCCATATAATAATATACAATTTGATCGAATTGTGATATGTTATATACCTCTTAAAAATGAATCATGTTGGTCTTGATTTTCCTTTTTGTATCTTAAAATGGTGAATGCATTTTATCCAGACAAGTGAAAGGAGAACAATTAATAAAATCAATTTGACCTGTGGCGGTTAATAAAAACGTGTGGtttaataagatttttttttattttatttaattagtgGAAGTTACCCTTAAATATAGCCCTAAGGGCTAACATTAGACAAACtcaatatataatatttgatgaaaattatacaaACGGATCAAGTTTATATgttgtttcattaatataactttATAATACATACAAagaaatttacaatcaaaaccgagAAAGAAACACTTTTAAAGTTAATAGTGAGTACTCAGAATGGGACAAAAGAATTATATGGGAAGGAGAATGAATTGTATTACCACCAATTACTAGAATATTTAAGTTTATATATGAACAAGTTGATACTAAGATTGTTATATTATTTAAGTTAATAGTGAGTACTCATAATGGGACAAAAGAATTATATGGGAAGGAGAATTTTTTGTATTACCACCAATTACTAGCTAGAAGATTTAAGTTTATATATGAACAAGTTGATACTAAGATTGTTATATTATTTTGTTATGGAGTAAAGGATAGTTATAAAGGTGTTCAATGTTCAATATTATTTCATCTGTTTTATTTTGATAGTCTAGTATTACTT
This genomic stretch from Rutidosis leptorrhynchoides isolate AG116_Rl617_1_P2 chromosome 11, CSIRO_AGI_Rlap_v1, whole genome shotgun sequence harbors:
- the LOC139874496 gene encoding receptor-like protein kinase ANXUR1, with translation MDSPITELAHLKIPLQKIADATNNFSDRNLIGKGSFGDVYKGKLDHDGKTVRIAARRLDPKNRHGITEFWTEVNTLSSLQESPYMVELIGFCDENGVKIVVNRHYPKGSLARYISDPLTLDFEKRLVIAKYLVYGIGEFRKFIVKGGDYVLHRNLNSFTILIDDDWMPRLSGFEYSVKHAFEQRNQVVNLVAVGTKGYIDPAIEKHGGLNHMSDIYSVGIILFELLCGRRAFEDNQLLGPLAKCHYENGTLKDIINPDLWNQMNQKSFKRFSKQAYSCLQENPTLRPDTTQLWVQLKQANYYQVIALTEVSLSIGKVSLSIGKIDNRLELKNLKGL